The region ACGGTGGCTCACACTGTGATGCAATGCATTTTGCAGAAGAGCTAACCGGTCGTTACCGTGAAAACCGCCCTGGTTACCCAGGTATCGCGATTTCAGATCCAAGCCACCTTTCTTGTGTGAGCAATGATTTTGGCTACGATTTCGTATTTTCTCGCTATGTTGAAGCGGTTGGTATGAAAGGTGATGTGCTATTTGGTCTATCCACTTCTGGTAACTCAGGCAACATTTTAAAAGCGATTGAAGCCGCAAAAGCGAAAGGCATGAAAACCATCGCTCTTACTGGTAAAGATGGCGGTAAAATGGCCGGTGTTGCGGATGTTGAGATTCGTGTTCCTCACTTTGGCTACGCAGACCGAATTCAAGAAGTGCATATTAAAATCATTCACATCGTGATCCAATTGATCGAAAAAGAGATGGCGTAATGACATTCATCCCCATAGAGAATGTCGTATTGTTTATGGGGATGGTGGTTTAAAAGAAGGAGTGGTTTAAACCATGTGTGAGTTGCTCGGAATGAGCGCAAATGTGCCCACCGATATCTGCTTTAGTTTTACTGGCCTAATTCAACGTGGTGGCCGCACTGGTCCACACCGTGATGGTTGGGGGATTGCCTTTTATGAAGGAAAAGGTTTTCGTACTTTTAAAGATCCTGCGCCAAGCTGCCAGTCCAAAATCGCACAATTAGTGCAAAGTTACCCGATCAAAAGTCGCGCAGTCATCAGTCATATTCGTCAAGCGAACCGTGGTAGCGTGTGCTTAGAGAACACTCACCCTTTTACTCGCGAGTTGTGGGGACGTTACTGGACTTTCGCTCATAATGGTCAATTGACCGGTTATGAAACGATGGAAACCGGACATCATCGTCCTGTCGGTCAAACGGATAGCGAACTTGCTTTTTGTTGGCTACTCAATCAACTCGAACATCGTTATCCTGAGCCACCTGTCGATATGAGCGAAGTGTTTCGCTTTGTGACGGCCTTGTGTGATCAGCTCAGAGAGAAAGGCGTGTTTAACATGCTGCTTTCTGACGGTGAGTATGTGATGAGCTACTGCACAAATCATCTTTACTGGATTACACGTCAGGCACCATTTGGTCATGCCAATTTGATTGATGAAGATGTCGAGATCAATTTCCAAGAAGAGACGACGCCAGAAGATGTTGTGTCAGTGATTGCGACTCAGCCTCTAACAGGCAATGAGAATTGGCAACGAATGAAGCCGGGGGAATATGGCCTGTTTCATTTTGGTAAACGGATCGCCACGAACCAAGCTGAGTTGTCTGATGTTCCTTTTGCTGCCCCGCGTCCTGGGAATCAAGCTCCGACAGAACCTCTGGTTTAGTTTTAAATCGATAACAAAAAAGGGTTGAACTGAGTTCAACCCTTTTGTTTAGTTCTGGCAAATATTATTCGTAAGCGTGGCCATGTATGCCAAGTGCTTTACCGTCGAGGAAGGCTTTGCCTTCTTTCATCTCTAAACGGCCATCAACAAACCACTGCACTACCAATGGGTAGATACGGTGTTCTTGCGCTTGGACGCGTTCAGTTAGAATCTCAACAGTATCTTCATCGAAGATTGGCACTTTTGCTTGCAGGATAACAGGGCCGCCATCGAGCTGCTCTGTTACGAAGTGCACGCTAGTGCCGTGCTCTTCATCACCGGCCAAAATGGCACGCTGATAAGTATTCAAACCAGGGTATTTAGGTAATAGAGATGGGTGAATGTTAATCATTCGACCCATATAGTGACGAACAAAATCGCTGCTCAAAATACGCATAAAACCAGCAAGAACCACTAAATCAGGATTGAATTCGTCCATTTGACGCATCAACTCTTGGTCGTATGCGTCACGGGTATCAAATGACTTAGGATCGATGAATACTGGTTGAGCGCCCGCTTTGGCTGCTCGTTCTAACCCGTAAGCAGTTGCTTTATTCGAAAAAACAGCCGTCACTTTGCCGCTCTTAATGCTTGATTTACAAGCATCAATAATCGCTTGCAAGTTGGTACCATTTCCTGAAATTAAAACAACAATACTTTTCATAGGTTAATTTATCTCTACTTGACCTTCATTAGAATTTGCTGCGGCAATTGTACCGATTACCCACGCAGTTTCACCTTCTTTTTGTAGAAGCTGCACTGCATCTTGCGCTTGATCAGCAGGAAGAGCGATGATTAGGCCAACACCACAGTTGAAAGTGCGGTACATTTCGTGAGTAGTCACGTTACCTTGCTCTTGTAGCCATTTGAAGATCACAGGCCATTCCCAGCTCTTACCATCGATAACTGCTTTAGTATTTTCTGGTAGTACGCGTGGGATGTTTTCCCAGAAACCGCCGCCAGTGATATGAGAAATCGCGTGAATGTCGTGTTCCGCAATCAGTTTAAGACCAGATTTGATGTAAATCTTGGTTGGAGTCAATAGGTGCTCACCAATGGTTTTACCTTCAAGCATTTCATTTTTGTCTGCTTGAGAAACTTCAAGGATTTTACGAACCAGTGAGTAGCCGTTTGAGTGTGGACCGCTTGAGCCAACAGCGATCAGTGCATCACCTACTTGTACTTTAGTACCGTCGATGATCTCTTCTTTTTCAACAACACCAACACAGAAGCCAGCGATATCGTAATCATCACCGCCGTACATTCCAGGCATTTCAGCGGTTTCACCACCGACTAGAGAACAACCAGCTTGTAGACAGCCTTCTGCAATACCAGTCACTACGCTTGCTGCTGTATCAACATCCAGTTTGCCTGTTGCGTAGTAGTCTAGGAAGAATAGTGGTTCAGCGCCTTGAACGATCAGGTCGTTCACACACATTGCCACTAGGTCGATACCAATGGTGTCATGCTTTTGCATATCCAAAGCAAGGCGTAGCTTGGTTCCTACACCGTCAGTACCTGAAACTAACACTGGCTGTTTGTATTTGGTTGGTAGCTCACACAGGGCACCAAAACCACCCAGGCCACCCATTACTTCTGGGCGACGAGTTCGTTTTACTGCGCCTTTAATGCGATTGACAAGTTCGTTACCTGCATCGATGTCTACACCAGCGTCTTTATAGCTTAGAGAAGTTTTGTTACCGCTCACGGGGGAAGTCCTCGGTCTTAGTTGGATATGAAAACGGCGCTATTCTACCGTCTTAAAGTGAAAAGGAAAACGTTTGCGCGAGTTTTTTCGTAAGATTTTTTTTTGTTTTTCCCCTTGCATTCGCGTAATTGCCATTTAGGTAAATTAACCTTACGTAGTTGGTCATTGGTGCAATTAGTCTAAACCGTACAAATTAGCAATAAACCTGTGTATAATCCGAAGGTTTGTTTAAATTATGCCGGAGATGGAAATGAAAGTTGTTGAAGTAAAACACCCGCTAGTAAAACACAAGATTGGTTTGATGCGCGAAGGTGATATCAGCACGAAACGTTTTCGTGAGTTAGCGACCGAAGTAGGTAGTTTGCTAACTTATGAAGCGACCGCAGACTTTGAAACCGAAAAAGTCACCATTGAAGGGTGGATGGGGCCGGTGGAAATCGACCAGATCAAAGGTAAAAAGGTCACTGTGGTTCCAATTCTTCGCGCAGGTTTAGGCATGATGGATGGTGTATTGGAACACATTCCAAGTGCACGTATCAGCGTTGTCGGTATTTACCGTGACGAAGAGACACTTGAGCCAGTGCCTTACTTCAACAAATTGGCTTCAAATATCGAAGAGCGTATGGCGCTAGTGGTTGACCCTATGTTGGCAACAGGTGGCTCTATGATCGCAACCATCGACCTTCTGAAAGAAAAAGGCTGTAACCAAATCAAAGTATTGGTGCTTGTTGCTGCTCCTGAAGGTATCGCAGCTCTTGAAAAAGCGCACCCAGATGTAGAGCTTTACTGCGCCGCTATCGATGAGAAGTTGAACGATAAAGGCTATATCGTCCCTGGTCTTGGCGATGCAGGCGATAAAATTTTCGGTACTAAGTAATCACTGCTTTATCGATAAAAGTGAGAACAGTGATAATAAGAGAGGGAGCCTAATGGCTCCCTCTCTTTTTGCTTTGTTAGCCTTCACTGATGTCTATTTTTTCAGACTCAATGTGCCACCGACTTTGCTTTTAGGTGCTGAACGGTTCGGACGGCCTGCATTATTGTTTGAGCGAGCAGAGTCATCTCGTCGTTGATTCGGTTTACGCGCATATTCAGAACGCTCGTTGTCTCCCTCAGAGCGAGATTGGCGACCTTTCTTTGAGTTTGGAGCGTGACGAAACTCTTCAGCATTATTGCCGCGGAAGGTGCGTGGTTTTTGATTACGACGTGCTTTCGAAGTTTGGTTCTCTTCGCGACTGTCATACAGTTTAGGGGCGGTTGCTTGACGAATTTTTTGCCCTTTAGCACTCATAGCGGACGCTTCTTCTGTGCCGCTTGAGTCTTCACACATCGCCAAAATTTGCGCCACTTCTTCATCGCTTAGATAACGCCATTCACCGTTTGGTAGACCATCAAGGGTGATATTCATGATGCGTACGCGACGTAGCTTATACACTTCGTAACCCAAAGCTTCACACATGCGGCGAATTTGACGGTTTAATCCTTGTGTTAAGACAATACGGAAACTGAACTTAGTTTCTTGCGTCACTTTACATGGCAGAGTGACGGTGTCGAGAATATTCACGCCATTGGACATCTGTTTGATAAAGTCATCGGTGATAGGTTTATCAACCCGCACCACGTACTCTTTTTCGTGATTGTTTCCTGCGCGCAGAATCTTATTCACGATGTCGCCATCATTGGTCAAAAAAATCAAACCGTCAGACGGTTTATCGAGACGACCAATAGGGAAAATACGTTTTGAGTGACCAATAAAATCAACGATGTTACCCGGAATGTCACGTTCGGTCGTACAGGTGATCCCGGTTGGCTTATTGAGGGCGATATAGATGGTACGAGGTTTGGCACCAATCGGCTTGCCATCGACACACACTTCATCGAGTTCGGTGACTTTGGTGCCCATCTCTGGTTTATGACCATTAATGGTGACACGACCTTGTTCGATCAGTTTGTCCGCTTCACGACGGGAACAAAAGCCCGTTTCGCTAATGAATTTGTTGAGGCGTTTTTCTTCCGGTTGCGACATGGAAATCTCCTACCAATCGTAAAAAGGGGCCAGTAAAAGAGCCACAACTCAACGCGCTCTTTAGTCAAAAGAGCGCGCATTCTAACAGGTCTATGGTTTCAGCCAAGTCGTTTTTGATGACGCTCGCGGTTTTCCATTTTTTTCTCATCGCTCTTGCGCAGCAAGATATAAACCGCGCCTGTTCCACCATGAAATTGCAACGCACTATGCACACACTGAACTTCTTTTATCTGTGGTAGCCAAGACGCAACATAGCTCTTCATCAGTGCTGGTGGATTAGATCGAGCCCCTTTGCCATGCACGATCATGACGGTGCGGACATCCATGCGCATACACTGTCGCAAAAAAGCCACGATTTCATCGCGAGCCTGTTGTAGGGTTCTTTTATGCAAGTCTAGCCGAGCTTGAATCGGATATTTACCCAAACGCAGTTTGCGATACACGCCATCTTGAACACCATCACGTTTAAACTCAATCACATCTTCAGGTTTGAGCATTGGCGCGTTATCGATGGAGAGATAATCGGGATCCCCTTCACTCAAGTGGGTGGCTGCTTCGCGTCTGGCTAATTGCGCATCGGTCACCTGTACGGACTTTAGGTGTGCAGCTGTATCTTGCTTAATTGGCTTTACATCGCCCATCATTTGCTGGAACAGCTCGAAATCGTCGTCTTGAGACATAATAAAGTATCTCGAATCCATGAATAGGTAACGACGATTATAACAATGCAACAAGTAATGGGAATAAAAGACAATAAAAAACCGGAGCAGAAAAAGGTCTACTCCGGTGCGTAGCGTCACTCTATTTTTCAATAGGTGCTAAGCGATCTAGTGAGGAGATTTGTCGTTCAGGACTTTGTCACAATAAAAAGGATCGTTAAGCATAGCTTTGGTTCGTTCTTGGATGTCCACTACCACTGAATTAGCCCACAGTGTAACCATACTGGAGAGTCCTAGAGCCGCCCTTTTTATTGCAAAGTATCGAAGACAGAGCCTAAGTTAAATTCTCCCCATGTTATGCACCTTGATCTAAATCAAGATAGTTCGCGCGATTTGGGTTTGGGTGTTATTGATGGGAATTTAGTCACATTTTTAGCGCTTTGGCTGGTTTTTGAGCGAACGAAATTTATTTCAAAGAAAGTGCTTGCGCAGGAAAAAAGAATGAGTAATATACGCATCCGTTCCCGGTGATAAATACATCGGCTGAGCAACTCGGTGAATAGCGCAGTTTGGTAGCGCATCTGGTTTGGGACCAGAGGGTCGGGGGTTCGAATCCCTCTTCACCGACCACTTTCTAAGAAAGCCCCGACAGCAATGTCGGGGCTTTTTTGCATTTGGCGTTTAACTCCATAGCATTTGGGGTCGGGTGCTGGAAGCCCAGTCGCCACTAGCCGTGCGCATCGAATCCCTCTTCACCGACCACTTTCTAAGAAAGCCCTGACAGCAATGTCGGGGCTTTTTTGCATTTGGCGTTTAACTCCATAGCATCTGGGGTCGGGGGCTGGAAGCACAGTCGCCACTAGCCGTGCGCATCGAATCCCTCTTCACCGACCACTTTCCTAAGAAAGCCCTGATAGCAATATCAGGGCTTTTTTTGCATTTAGCATTTGGAGCCAAAGCTTATCCTGAGTTGGCGGGATTGTGCGCATTGACTGCCGCGATCTCGATCTGGCTCCCTCCT is a window of Vibrio porteresiae DSM 19223 DNA encoding:
- the smrA gene encoding DNA endonuclease SmrA, whose protein sequence is MSQDDDFELFQQMMGDVKPIKQDTAAHLKSVQVTDAQLARREAATHLSEGDPDYLSIDNAPMLKPEDVIEFKRDGVQDGVYRKLRLGKYPIQARLDLHKRTLQQARDEIVAFLRQCMRMDVRTVMIVHGKGARSNPPALMKSYVASWLPQIKEVQCVHSALQFHGGTGAVYILLRKSDEKKMENRERHQKRLG
- the upp gene encoding uracil phosphoribosyltransferase, translated to MKVVEVKHPLVKHKIGLMREGDISTKRFRELATEVGSLLTYEATADFETEKVTIEGWMGPVEIDQIKGKKVTVVPILRAGLGMMDGVLEHIPSARISVVGIYRDEETLEPVPYFNKLASNIEERMALVVDPMLATGGSMIATIDLLKEKGCNQIKVLVLVAAPEGIAALEKAHPDVELYCAAIDEKLNDKGYIVPGLGDAGDKIFGTK
- the purN gene encoding phosphoribosylglycinamide formyltransferase, translated to MKSIVVLISGNGTNLQAIIDACKSSIKSGKVTAVFSNKATAYGLERAAKAGAQPVFIDPKSFDTRDAYDQELMRQMDEFNPDLVVLAGFMRILSSDFVRHYMGRMINIHPSLLPKYPGLNTYQRAILAGDEEHGTSVHFVTEQLDGGPVILQAKVPIFDEDTVEILTERVQAQEHRIYPLVVQWFVDGRLEMKEGKAFLDGKALGIHGHAYE
- the rluF gene encoding 23S rRNA pseudouridine(2604) synthase RluF; translated protein: MSQPEEKRLNKFISETGFCSRREADKLIEQGRVTINGHKPEMGTKVTELDEVCVDGKPIGAKPRTIYIALNKPTGITCTTERDIPGNIVDFIGHSKRIFPIGRLDKPSDGLIFLTNDGDIVNKILRAGNNHEKEYVVRVDKPITDDFIKQMSNGVNILDTVTLPCKVTQETKFSFRIVLTQGLNRQIRRMCEALGYEVYKLRRVRIMNITLDGLPNGEWRYLSDEEVAQILAMCEDSSGTEEASAMSAKGQKIRQATAPKLYDSREENQTSKARRNQKPRTFRGNNAEEFRHAPNSKKGRQSRSEGDNERSEYARKPNQRRDDSARSNNNAGRPNRSAPKSKVGGTLSLKK
- a CDS encoding class II glutamine amidotransferase translates to MCELLGMSANVPTDICFSFTGLIQRGGRTGPHRDGWGIAFYEGKGFRTFKDPAPSCQSKIAQLVQSYPIKSRAVISHIRQANRGSVCLENTHPFTRELWGRYWTFAHNGQLTGYETMETGHHRPVGQTDSELAFCWLLNQLEHRYPEPPVDMSEVFRFVTALCDQLREKGVFNMLLSDGEYVMSYCTNHLYWITRQAPFGHANLIDEDVEINFQEETTPEDVVSVIATQPLTGNENWQRMKPGEYGLFHFGKRIATNQAELSDVPFAAPRPGNQAPTEPLV
- the purM gene encoding phosphoribosylformylglycinamidine cyclo-ligase; translation: MSGNKTSLSYKDAGVDIDAGNELVNRIKGAVKRTRRPEVMGGLGGFGALCELPTKYKQPVLVSGTDGVGTKLRLALDMQKHDTIGIDLVAMCVNDLIVQGAEPLFFLDYYATGKLDVDTAASVVTGIAEGCLQAGCSLVGGETAEMPGMYGGDDYDIAGFCVGVVEKEEIIDGTKVQVGDALIAVGSSGPHSNGYSLVRKILEVSQADKNEMLEGKTIGEHLLTPTKIYIKSGLKLIAEHDIHAISHITGGGFWENIPRVLPENTKAVIDGKSWEWPVIFKWLQEQGNVTTHEMYRTFNCGVGLIIALPADQAQDAVQLLQKEGETAWVIGTIAAANSNEGQVEIN
- the lpcA gene encoding D-sedoheptulose 7-phosphate isomerase yields the protein MYHDLIKSELTEAAQVLNAFLSDDHNIAQIEAAAKMIADSFKQGGKVLSCGNGGSHCDAMHFAEELTGRYRENRPGYPGIAISDPSHLSCVSNDFGYDFVFSRYVEAVGMKGDVLFGLSTSGNSGNILKAIEAAKAKGMKTIALTGKDGGKMAGVADVEIRVPHFGYADRIQEVHIKIIHIVIQLIEKEMA